In Malaclemys terrapin pileata isolate rMalTer1 chromosome 14, rMalTer1.hap1, whole genome shotgun sequence, the genomic stretch GGCCTCACCCCATTGCCCCGGAGCTTGTGTGTGGATTTGGCCACTTGGCTGGGCCCAAGGCCACCCTGGTTTTGCTTCTCCCTCGCCATATCCCACGCGGCCTTCACTCCCGGGTCCTGTGCGGGACTCACCTCGCTCAGGACAGCCACCAGCTCGGCCTGCGCGGCTGCCAACTCAACCTGAGCCTGCTCGTGGCTGGCTTTCAGCCTGGCCCTGGCCttgtggatctggccctgaaCGCAGCCCAGCCTCGCCGCGATGCTCTGCTCCATGGGGGCGCGGATCCACCCCTAGGAAACAGAACAGAGACTGTGGGGGGAGGCCCCTGGATCATCCACTCTGCCCCACTGGTACATGGCCCATCTCCCCTTGCCTGCCCCTGAACGCTGAGGGATAGGTCAAACCCACCAGCTCtctaaaggggggagggatagctcagtggtttgagcattggcctgctaaacccagggttgtgagttcaatccttgagggggccacttgggaacctggggcaaaatcagtacttggtcctgctagtgaaggcagggagctggactcgatgacctttcaaggtcccttccagttctaggagatgggatatctccattattctaAAGGCCTAGGAGCCCTGGGGTAAGCGTTCATAGGCTGATGAGATGGAGCTGCCTTCAGGCCTACAGGAAAACCTTTCCCTGGCTGTCGGGTTGGAATCTAGACAGGCAGGTCCCCGCTGGGAAGGAGCAGACGCTGGCAGCAGGAGATTCCCTGCCcaggcagggtggggacagggaagCCCAGTGCTGGCGGCAGGGCGTTCCAAGTCCCTACGCACCATCGTGGGCAAAGGTTAGCACCTGGTGGGAGTGCGTGCGGGGACTGCTGCGAGCGAGGGTTTGGGGAGGGTGGTGTGGCCAGCCTGCAAGAAGCTGGTGGGTTGGGGGTCAGAGGACCTGCTGTACACAAGCCTTCCTCCTCCACAGAAGGGTCCCAGTAGGACCAGGAGGCACCCCAGTTGCTTTGCAGCTGTTCCTGGTTTCGGGTGCAGGCGAAGACAGTGCATTTGCCCCTCGGTGACTGGATGATGCGTTTTATGTGGGTTCTGGGGCAGACGCTCCCTGGGCAGGAAGACTGGCACCTGGTTGCATTTCACCAGCCGCTGCCCTTCGAGCCAGCTGGGCTTTGGGCTCCTGTGTCGGCATCTCCCTGGGGCAGCGCGGACGGGACTGAGCAGCCCCTAAACCGGCCGCCCCCAATACTAACCAGGCGCGACTAGCCAGAGCCACGCCTCCCTCGGGGGTCCTGCTCCCCGCTGcttcgctcccctcccccatccaggcTGGAGGGGAGTTTGTGGCTTTGGCGTCTGTCTGGGGAAATGGCAGCAGCTGGGTCTTACCAGCACATGTCCCCCGTCCTGGGGGCAGCGACGGCAGCTAGTTGTGGGGCAATCCAGTCCCTATAACATCCGTCCTTCCccagtctctgggagcagcttccttcccctcccagtccAGCCAGTGGCTCCCAACTGCCCACTCTTCTAGAACCAGGTCCCTGTGACATCAGCGCCAGGCTGCCTAGGGGCCTCGTAACCCCGGCCAACAGGGGTGAAGGGTCCCACGGGCACAGCGCTGGGCTGCGTCCGCCCAGCGCTctcctagtggttagagtgggggaccggctcaggacacctgggttctactccagcTCCATCACTGACCCGCGTGGGCATATTCCCCTCTCTGCCCTCAGCTCATCCGCCTGCTAAATGGAGCCCACGAAGCACCCTAACAGGATGCGGGGGGCAGCCCATGTTTGGCGTTGGGAAAGTGGTGGTATTCAGGTATTGCCCGTAAGGCTGCAGTGGATGCAATTACCCTGCGCTTCCCTGCGGTGCACTGGCACAGACCGCGGGTGCCACCTGGGCCGCTGAGCCCTCAGCGTGCACGTAGGTTGATTCCGCAGCGACGCTGCCTCCAATTCACTGCTGCCGCGGCTCAGTAATCCAATAAGTCAGGGCCCTTCGGCaaactcccctttctctgcccagGGCTAATCAGCAGTTTGCTCCAGCCCtcgctctccagctcagcttctcTCCGCCTAACCtcgcccccttcccttccctgtccccgcGCCCTTCCCTTTCCTCGCCATTTCGCCAGCCTCTccccccaaacccccccccccaaactcatgGCACTACTGCCCATCGCATGGTTCACGTTGCTGGTGTGAGATCCCCCTTGCCCCCCCTGGGGGCTGGATCGGCCTctcgtgaaggcaggggctgtctAATGCACGGCACAAACAGGGTCTCACACGGCGGGGTGCTTGCATGGCTGTAGGCATAACATTTTCTTCAATCAACGCAACTAGATGGCCGGGGCGCTCACCAGCTCTTGTCCACTTACCTTGGCTGCCACGCTGGCCCCGTCCCTGTTCCGCCCTCGGCTGCGCTGCCTGCGATCAGGTGCTGTCTGGGTGGGCGAGTCGCAGCGCGGGGGGTTTTGCTGGTTGTGTTTGTCTCACCTGCCTGAGTGGGCATCGCGCTGCTAGCCCAGGCTGCTAGCCCTGCTCCGAGTGCCGTGGGCCCAGCTCACAAGCAGATCGTGCTCAGTCTCCAACCCACTGGGacgcctgcccctcctccctgccctgggggTACAATGGcagcaggtgggggcagggcgcTCTTGAAAGCCGGGTGAGGGccacccccgcccctgccccgttgTGTGACCCTGGTGTGGCGCTGGCAGCTCCGCTGGGATGGGAGCTGCCCGCACAGCCCTGCTAGCATACCCGAGCCCTCGCCCCAGGCAGCCTGgccggccctgctgccctgggcccgAACTGGGCTCCTGGCCCACCTAGCCACAGACAGGAGGTGTCGCCACTTCCTGCCCGGGTCTGGCGATGGCCTTTCTGGTTGAGAGTGCGATTAAGTCAAATTACTTGTTTCCCCTCTGTCAAAGGCCCAAGCgtaccccccttcccccccccggggGTTATCACAGTGTAAGGGAGAGGGCTTTAGCACCATGCCCGTCACTCGGCTGTGGTACCCACACCACGGAGCGGAACAATATGGCGGCAGGTTTAGCTTTTGGCCCTGTACCGGGAGGGGTGTGTGTCCTGGTCTGGTTTTGGGCCCATctgctgcctcagttcccccccaGTCAATTCACTGGCTCCCCTCCCACCGTGGCCCTCCAGATCTCAGCATTGTTAGGGCACAGAGCCTTTCGGCAAAGGTCTTGGCACTAGTACTGAGTAGGGTGAccaatgtcccaattttatagggacagtcctgatttttgggtctttttcttaaataggccCAAATCCCGCCTCCcccgtccccatttttcacatttgctgtctggtcaccgtagTACTGAGTCCGAAAGGCCGGTCTTCTCCCTGGCTCTCACTGGGCACAGCCCTCCCCCCGATGGCTGTCCTCATTTAATGGCCTCTTCACCCCTTCTCCTGGGCTTGGCTTTCAGCCCTTCTAGGCCTCAACCAGGCCCTTCCCCAGTGACGGGGTAGCTGTCCCACTTCACAAGGGCGCAGCTGTGGGGGAACCTGCACCCATCTTCTCCTACCTGTGTCTAGCCCTGGGACCGGCTGGCCCGTGACCCAACCAGCTCCGGTTTTCCTTCCTAGGGGCCTGGCCATGCTGCTGGCTGGTTCCTGGCTGGTTCCCCACTCTTTAACAGAGCCCCCATGCCCACATCTAGTCACCCTCCCCGTGGCTGCCAACAGGCCTGGCTCCTGATCTCCTGTGCCCTCAGCCATGACCCTGGTACTCAGTCCCTCCACCTGGGGCTGTGGCTAACCCTGGTACAGGTGAGGctaagccccccacccccttaaagGGGCAGCGCGCCCTGTGAGAGCCCCTAACCAGCAGCACCTCCTGGGAGCAGGTGCCGTTCACGCAGCACACCTGGGGCAGGCTGCGGCGGTGGGCAGAAGCAAGTCCATGCAGAGTGGGCTGCCCCAGAGCAGGGAAGGACAGACACGGGATCATGCCGTGGAACTTTGCACCTCCGTGTGGGGCTGAGCCCCTCTTATCTCCCCTGCCTCTGACCCGCTCCTTGATTAGTGCTCCATTACCATCCAAATGCAAACCCCTCTCTGGAGGCCCCGGGGGCGGATGGgcacaaacccagagcccctgcaCAAGTTGCCCCGCAGGGGAGCAGAATTCCTCTCCCTCACCTGCCGCCTTTGCCACGCAGCCCTCCCTCCCTTTGCCTGTGTGCTGTGAAGGGAGGTGCATGGCGGTGCCCTGCTCTTTACCACAAGAGCCTATTCAGAGAGCGAGTGAGCGAGCGCTGGCTAATCAGCCCATGGTGATTCACCGTGTGTCACAGCTGCTCTCCAGAGGCCTGTTGCAATGGCCCTCGTGAGCAGGCCCACACAGTGGGCTGAGGACGCGGCTGGATCCCTTGGGTTAGATGGTCAAGAGCGCACAACTCCCACTTCAGCACCTGCCAGGCGGAGGTCAGCTGGAAAACCGGCCCTGAGTTGTATGCCGAGATCCCAGCCCACGCCTCCCTCTAGCGGTCCCAGGTCTGCAGCACCCTGAGGCTAATCCAGTGGTTCAACTTTTTGTAATGGCAACCCCTTTCACACCGCCAGGCCCTGAGCGCGACCTCCCATGTAACACCGTGACCCCTGAGGGGGGCAATCCCCCCTTTGAGGGCCCCTCTCATCCCTCAGCCCTCACTACAGCTGCAGGGCAAGCGTCACCTCttcacagccctggcagagggctgcacTGATGCAGTAGCCCCAGCTGGATTCAAACCTGCGCCCCCGGGGTTCcgagaccactgctctaaccccTGAGCTATGGCACCAAATCCCCTCAGCACAGGGAGCAGGTTGGTTAAGGCTGAGGGGCCAGGATCGTCCTCCCTGCTTTGGAGCTGAGCGGATGTGCTAGGTTTGCACGACCCCAGTCTCCATCCATCGGCTCCGTTCAGCTCCCTTGCACCGGCCCATTCCCCGTCCCTCCCCAGCATCCCCGTCCCCGCAGCCTCACCAGCTAGAAGAGCCGCCCGTTTCTCTCTCAGCCACCTCAGCTCCACGCTGGAGACAGCCCAGGGTCTCCAGGGCCGACCCCACCTCCTGGCAGGGGACAGCATCTCAAGAGGCaatgggctgtgggggtggccagctgtcccttccctgggctgcttatGGTGCCCTCCCATAGTGGGCCTGAGCCCTGCCAGAGGCACCATCCTGCAGGGCCTGCCTGGGTGGGATAAGAAAACGCGCCCCAGCTACAAACACGCCAGCATGCCCCAAGCCCCCCATTGGCATGACTTCACCGCCACCCCGTGGCCAGAAGCATGAACTGCTACTGGGCACGATGGCTTGAGCGGGCACATCCCAGGCCACGGTAAGAGCAGAGACCGCTGGTGGAAGGGGCATTCTAGCCAGGGCGGCTTCTGGCCCAGTCCTGGCAGGCTGTGCAGGGACGTGAGCTGGTTTGGAAGGGGTGACGTCCAGCCCAGCAATCCCTCGCCCAATCAAACCCGCCCTGAGGGCGGAGAGAGCTGCAAAAGGGATCCCAGGCCCCAAAAAGCTGTAGCTGCAAAAATGAAAACCGTGCGTTCTCGCTGGCGATGCTGCTAACCCCTAGAgtcggctggaggaggaggggagatccCAGCTGGACTCAGACGGTGCTTTGCCCGCCCGGCTTTGGGGCTCTGCCGGCACATTTGGAGGATTCTAAGGTCCTCCCCATTTAGCACCTGGCCCAGCCACGCTACCCTGGTCAGTTTCATCCTGCCTGTTTCCGGTCAGTATCACTGTCTGgttcccccagcccttcctcaTCCAGGGCCTTTGGAGTTCCAGCACTAGAGGGCAGTGCCTACAATTGCCCCTGCCAGCAGCTCTACTGTTACTGCTAAACCGGCAGAAGGATCCCAGCAGCTGTGATCAAATGCCTTTCGAAGGGATCTAAACCATCTGGCCTCCTCCTTTAACTGTGGgaaggctggggttgggggtgcttTCTGCCCTtgcagccccttccctccccagctgcagccactcacTGGGGCTTtgaagctcccccctcctccatcctggCAGAGTCTTGGGCCAAGTGCTGTGGGTAACCAGCACCTCTTACCCTAAGGTCACATGGCTGAAGAGTTAGTGGCACGTGACCAACGCTCCACACCTATAGCCATGCAAAGAGCTGGCATGTTAGACAGCCCCCGTCTGGGTTTGAGGGCAGCCTTGCTCCAGGTATGGAGACCACCCGGGGCACTTCTACAGGCCTGTGTGACAGCTGCCCACTTGGCCAACACACCGGGGGCTACCCCAGCTAAAAACATaagagccaggccctgcccagacCTCTGTCGCTGTGGATCAGGCACCAAAGGATTCCGGCAACGCACACGACCCAGGAGCATGCTGTGCGAGCCGCTCTGGACACACACAGGGACACAGGTTCATTAGACATATTTATTTATGTACACGCTTATACACACATGTGTAGGCTTCATTCTCATCTTCAGTGCTGTCTTGTTTCTTGTTCCAGTCCCCGTCGGCTCAGGCTCAATGGGGGATGAGAGAGGGGCACACACGACGCAGGGAGCTCTGGAGAAAAGACCCAGAGGGTGGCTCCAAAGAAGAATGGGGCCTGGGCCTCGGGGTCTGTGAGCCGCCAGCCTTGGATGCCCTTGCCCGGCCCCCAGAAAGGAGAATCCAGGCCCCACTGCTTTGGCCATGCTGTGCAGGGGGCCCCTTACAGAAGGGAGGGAGTCTGCAGACAGATGGGGAGGGGCCAAGGGGATATTTGCCCAGACTCCTGTTCTCTCCTGCTAGCTCTGAGAAACCAACCTAGCgctctccccagcctgccctCGCCCCACCAAGAGCCATCAatacctccagccccagcctagaGCTCCGTGCTGCCCGGGCACAGCTTCCACCAACTCCACGGGGGCCCCATGGGCAGCAGGATTCCACCGTGAAAGGGGGCGTGCCCTAGAACTGCCCCCGCGCCCAGGGGCACAGCCCGGGTACCGAGGCTGTACATGGACTGGGTGAGCATTCAGGTGGCTGTGGAAGAAGTTGGCACCCGGGGATGCCCAGTGATGTGCTAAAGGTGCCAGCGCAAagctctcagccagcagccaAGGGATTGGCAAAGGGGAGAATGAGGCTGGTGCTCCCCTAAAGGATTTCTGGGCCCAAGGGACATAAGCTGGCGTAGGGTTTTCTGCTCAAACCCCCTCGGCCTGTGCTGCCAACACCCCCCTGCTATTCCAACAGGCTGTTTACGAGCCGGCCTGGCCCAGCGGGTCtcagtgcagggctgggagtcaggggagctgGGCTGTCTACCAACTTCCTGCATGACCTGGGGAGagaatctgtgcctcagtttccccatctccaaACCAAAGTGCCAAACCGCCTGTTGGATGCGGATTGTGAGAGGCTGGAGCGAGGCCTGGGAGCGGGAAGGAGAGAACTGAATTTCTGCAAAATTGCCCCCAATCCTAGAAAATCGCATCGACcagcgctggggagcagggaggcagcCCACGCTGCAGACCCAGCACCGGGTCAGAACGAGACCCCTGCTGTGGGCGGGTGTGTCGGGGAGAAGGTGGGCGAGGGGGGGCTGCCTTTAGACATATACAACCCGGAGCTCAAAAATACTGTCCCAGGAaacactccctcccctccagctTGTGTAACATACGGGGGCTGCGTGTAGCCGCGGGCATGGGTCCAGCGCAGGCTGGGTGTGTCCCTCTCTCGGCCTCAGTGGACACTTTCAGAAgagccgccccccctccccgcctccccatTCCAGCCTCCTGCAGGGCCCTGGCTCTGGGCGAGTCCTGCTTTAGAATCCATCGCCGGGCCGGAGCCAGCGGCCGCGGGGCATGAGCGGTGGGTGAGGGCCGCCGAGCTGGGTGGGGGCCGGGCTCACTTGATGTGCTCGGCGGCATGGGAGGAGCAGTAATACTTCTTGTGGGCGATGAAGGTGGACAGGCTGCTGAACTTGATGTTGCAGAGGCGACAGTATCTGTGGTTGCCGTTGGGgacggggctgggcagggccttgCTGGGCGCGGTCTGCACGCTCTTGTCCGTGTAGCCAGGCGGGGTGGCGGGCATGAGGCCAGGCTCTCTCAGAGCCTCGGGCACCGGTGATATGTTCAAAGGGGCGGCGGGCGAGAcgggcaggctgggccggggggagcctgcaggcagggggctgccgTTGGAGGCCGAGGGAGCGGCGGGCTCCTTGCCGTTTAAGCTGTCCTTGCGGAGCCTGgcgaggggctggggtggggaggccaCGGGCAGGGGCGGCAGGCTGCTCTCCGGAGTCCTGGCGGCAGCTTGGAGCACGGCCTCTGGCAGTCCGGGGCCTGCCCCCGGCTTGGCTCCCAAGAGCCCGTGGGCGTTACGGAAGTGCTCAATCAGGTCTCCCTTGACGGCCCCATTGAGTGGGCAGTAGGGGCAGACGGCCAGCGGGACCTTGGCCCCCGGGAGGTGGAGGGCTTTAGCGCTGGCGTAGCGCTGCAGGGAGTCCACGCCGGAGGCACAGGGGTATGTGGCTGGCAGGGCCAGGGGTTTGGCCACCAGGGCCCCAGGGCTCACCGACAGCACCGCCTTCTCCACCTTGACCCGCACGCCATCGGGCTCCTCGCCCGGCGCATCCGGGTTCTCAGGGGCACCACTGCCCCGGGCTTTCGAGGGGGGTGGCACGGGCCCCTTGATCTTGTGCAGCTGCTCCAGGGTGCCAGCCTGGAGGGGCACGGCGGGGCAGTAGTACTTCTTGTGGGCCAGGTAGCTGTCTAGGCTGTTGAAGCTGACGCGGCAGGCTGTGCACTCGTGGTAGTCCGCCAGGGGCAGCAGTGATGCGGGCAGCACCTCGCCCTGCAGCCGGGGCTTCTTGCTCAAGTCAATGGGGCCGTCGGCatcggggctggagctgggggagggggcagcgccgTGGACCTTGGCCACAGAAATGAGAGCGGACAGCATGGGAGGGACCTCGGGCCGGGTGCCCCCTGGCAGTGGGTCCATGGCGCTGGCCAGGCCCCCTGCCAGCTGCTCTGCCAGGTGGTGGGCCggtcccagggcagggctggcggtGGTGTGGATTTCGTAGAGCTTGCGGCGCTTGCGGGTGCGGACGGGCTGGTGCAGGAAGGGCACCTTGGGGGCGTTGGGCCGGCGCAGGGGCGGGTCGTGGCGCGAGGCGCAGTAGAAGCGCTTGTGCACCATGTAGGTCTCGTGGCGGCTGAAGCGGATGTTGCACGCCTCGCACACCGTCTTGCTGGGGTCGTCGTCCGTGTCGTCCACCGAActgctggggctctggctgtcctCGCTGGCCCGGCTGGCCCCATCCGCCTCGGGGGAGCCTGCCTTGGCGCTACCATCCTCCACCTTGATCTCCGGCTTGGCCTCCGCGGCAGGGGCAGGCGGGCTGGCGTCCCTCTCAGCCTCCCCTTCCTGCGAGGGCGGCCCCTGGCCTTCGACGGCAGCGGGTGGCTGGGGTGACAGCAGAGCCCCGGGCGTGGCTGGGCCCTTGAGGGGGGCGGGCGGGGCTTTGGCCTTGCGGGCGCCGGGCGGGCTGTCCTCGGCCAGGTGGCGGCTGGAGCAGTACAGGCGCTTGTGCACGTAGTAGTTGTTGATGTTATTGAAGGTGATCTCGCACTCAAAGCAGGTGGCGCCCTTGGGCACCGGGGTGCTGGGGTAGAGGGCCGGGGGCACCGTGCCGTGGCCTTGCTTGAGCCGGCTGTGCACCAGTTCGGACATCTTGGCCAGGATCTCGGAGGCCTGGGGTACGACCGTGGCCTCGTGGCCGAACATGTACTGGGGGAGGAAGATGGTGCCGCCGGCTGTGCCCACCCCCGGCTCGCTGGGCACCGGGCTAGACCCCGGCGTGGGGCTGACGATCTCCGACTTCACCTTCACCGAGTGCAGGCTGCGTGGGGACGAGGCCCTAGAGGAGGCTTCCGGCTCCGACGTGGGACTGGCAGCCGGCTCTGCCGGGGAGATGCCTTTGGCCGCCTCAGCCTCCCCTCCGGGGCTGTCCTTGGGCTCCTCCTTGATCCTGAGGGGTGGTGCCGCCTCACCCGAGGAAGATGAGGCTGAGGGGCAGCCTTCTGGGTGCGGGGGCCTGGCCTCACCATTCTCCATCTCGTCCGCTGGGGTGCTGGCAGGGGACTCCGGCTGTGCTAGGGCCGGTGTGGGCTCTGCCCCTCCAAGGACAGCAGGCAGTGGGCCATGCAGTACCACGTGCTGCCGGAGGCTGGCCAGGCTGTCGGCCACGGAGCCGCAGaggctgcacttcaggatggggGTCCCACTCGGCTGGCTCGGACCTGTCAGCGGGGAGGGAATGGGAGGGATCAGTGTGTGACCCCAGCCCCCACAGGTCCCAGGGCCTGGCCAGGCAGAACAGGCCCCGTGCCCCACCCAAGCCCCCTCAGCGGGCAGGAACCACAGGTCCAGCCCACGCGGCAGCGTTTCTTACAGCCGGGAGATTCTCCTCCCTTCCACCCTGCTGGATCCCATCTGGAGCGAGAGCAGAGCCGGGGGCCTGGAGCGGACAGCTCTGCCTGGCAAGGGGCACAAGCAGGGGGCCTACAGGACGCGCCTCTCTGGATGGCAAACGtctgccctgccccaaggccAACTCTGCCCCAGGGCGCCAGAGTTCCCATGGACGTGGGGGCGGGGTAGGGGCAAATGCCCCCTGTGCCAGCAGTAGGTTACTGGAGCCCTGCGAGCCCGGCAGCAGAGACCCCAGGCCCAGCTCTCTTGTGCCCTGGAAGCCTCTGTAGAGAATCACTAAGGAAGGGTAGGGGCCATTTCTCAGGGCCCCTGGTGCGGATCATTGGCTTCGCTCGTCATTGTCAATTTCAGAGGGGTTCTACACAAACAACCCCCACCATCTGGGGTGATCACAGATCATTTTGATCCCTTTGTTCCCACTGGCACAGGGCAAACgaggcaatttcagcctgggaaCCCCTACCACAGCCAGAAGCTCCAGTGGCTCTGGGTACAGGTGACACAGGCAGACgagtcagggcagggctggggaacagACTGGCTATGGGCCAGGCAGTTTAATATCGGCAACGACGCTCGTCAACGCCTCTGGGCTCCCCATCCCTGGCGGACTAAGGCCAGCTCTGCCTCCCTTGGGCACGCCATGCCAGGCGCCCGGCACAAGAGGGGCGACACAGCTGGAGGGGACTCACCTGGTGTCAGCGGCTTGGCAGCTGGCAGCCCGGGCCCAGGGGAGTACACCTCGCCCTTGGAGCCTGGCTGGCAGATCATGTGGTTGGTTACCAAGTGGCTGTACAGGATGTCCCGAGTGGTGGAGATGAAGCCGCAGCTGTGGCAGACGCCTGCAGTCACAGGAACGACGATAGTGAGAGGAGGAGCTGTGAAGGGATCGCGCGGGGGTCTGCCCGTGCTGCAGCTAGGGGGcgtgatggcggtgcgcctgctAGCTTGGGGTGAGCTAGCTCGGGTCCCAGTAGCAGTGAAGGCACAGCCGTCTAAGCCAGCCGCGTCAGCACATACCCAGGCTCCCAGCCGTGGCTCCGACATCCCCCTAACACTCAGCACGGCGAGAGGTCCG encodes the following:
- the ZFPM1 gene encoding zinc finger protein ZFPM1, which encodes MEEGDDALAEETSQAEREGAASAQNGSAECDASSPPGSEEAESKEALESPKESKKQEPGENPQEPDPWNGPDELELVALEGESRVRARRSLPEGLSWGPYPGNIHSEPASPGQSETSPPVMLMLGDERCWLSRLPLVSGEADANSVIYRKGELIWCKTTQAIVEKELLSAFVMAEPQGIPNHTVKSEPGDSTYPAMLHADIQLLPQQAGMAAILATAVVNKDVFPCKDCGIWYRSERNLQAHLMYYCASRQNSSSPSVDEKPKETYPNERVCPFPQCKKSCPSASSLEIHMRSHSGERPFVCLICLSAFTTKANCERHLKVHTDTLNGVCHSCGFISTTRDILYSHLVTNHMICQPGSKGEVYSPGPGLPAAKPLTPGPSQPSGTPILKCSLCGSVADSLASLRQHVVLHGPLPAVLGGAEPTPALAQPESPASTPADEMENGEARPPHPEGCPSASSSSGEAAPPLRIKEEPKDSPGGEAEAAKGISPAEPAASPTSEPEASSRASSPRSLHSVKVKSEIVSPTPGSSPVPSEPGVGTAGGTIFLPQYMFGHEATVVPQASEILAKMSELVHSRLKQGHGTVPPALYPSTPVPKGATCFECEITFNNINNYYVHKRLYCSSRHLAEDSPPGARKAKAPPAPLKGPATPGALLSPQPPAAVEGQGPPSQEGEAERDASPPAPAAEAKPEIKVEDGSAKAGSPEADGASRASEDSQSPSSSVDDTDDDPSKTVCEACNIRFSRHETYMVHKRFYCASRHDPPLRRPNAPKVPFLHQPVRTRKRRKLYEIHTTASPALGPAHHLAEQLAGGLASAMDPLPGGTRPEVPPMLSALISVAKVHGAAPSPSSSPDADGPIDLSKKPRLQGEVLPASLLPLADYHECTACRVSFNSLDSYLAHKKYYCPAVPLQAGTLEQLHKIKGPVPPPSKARGSGAPENPDAPGEEPDGVRVKVEKAVLSVSPGALVAKPLALPATYPCASGVDSLQRYASAKALHLPGAKVPLAVCPYCPLNGAVKGDLIEHFRNAHGLLGAKPGAGPGLPEAVLQAAARTPESSLPPLPVASPPQPLARLRKDSLNGKEPAAPSASNGSPLPAGSPRPSLPVSPAAPLNISPVPEALREPGLMPATPPGYTDKSVQTAPSKALPSPVPNGNHRYCRLCNIKFSSLSTFIAHKKYYCSSHAAEHIK